The genomic region GCAATGGGTGGTTCAATAATGGGAGATCCTAATTGACATTATAGTCGTGGTGGGCCACCCACTCTGATACAAGTTACGATCCTCCGCTTTCTCACACACAATCTGCTCTTGAGTAGTCGCTAGAGGTGGAGAGGTAAATCTGAAACTCTGGAAAATTCCTCTTTTAATCACACTTAAATAACCATGTTAGCAAGACTCAAGTTTTTTTTAATTTTTACCCTAGGTACTTTCATTAGTACTGCTACAGTTTATTGGATTCAGCATCAACCTTATGGAAGGTTGATGCTGTCCGCCCATGGACAGCCACAAACTATCCCCAAGGAACTCAATCCGGATGAAGTACGAATAAACTTGGAACGTTCTGATTACCAGATAATTCCCTTAGAAACGGTGAACTCTCTTTTGATAGGGAGCGACCCTGCCACTATAGCGTTAAATATGATTAATGAAAGTAAAGATTCCAATAAAAAAGTACAAGTGCAGGTAGTGTATCCCCAACCTAATCAGGCCCTGGTTACAATTATCAAACCCTCACCGGCTAAAAATAGTGTGGTCAACACCACTAAATATCGTGTGGAAATGAGTCGCTTTGGGCGATCGCTGTTGGTAAATTCACCGCCAGTATGGGAGGTGATCTGGGCTGGATCCCAAAGAGAGTGTTTTTCCCAGGATCCAACCGAGGATGATCTTAGTCAAGAGTGTGATTAGACTTCGCCGCGAATTTCCTCTACTACGCCATCACGAAGAACGATTTCAACCTGCATTTTACTAATCAAGTTATCACCGGTTTTGACCTGGAAAAAACTTTCCATTTGAAACTGATTGACCTCTTGATCCAAATCTAAATACTGTACTTGCTGAAGGTTTTGCAATAATTGGTTCTTCTGTTCCAACAACTCGCTTTTCTTCTGGTTAATTTGTAGTTGAACATTGTCGATTTGTTGTAGAGTTTGGGGACCGGGGGGTTGCAGACTCTGTTTTTGAATAACACTAATTGTTCTTTGTCCTTCCATGTCAAGTTGTTGCAACTGCTGATCTGTTTGGTTGATCTGTTCTTGCAATTGTTGTTGTACTTCCTCCTTCCATAGTGGAGTTACAATCACCTTCACGTTAACAACACGTTTGAGCATTAATTCCAGGTTCGATAGTTCCATAAAGATTATAGGTTTGACCTAACTAGTTTGTAATTGTTTTTAATTAGACCTACTTGACAAACATGCTGTCAATAGTATCACCATACTTTTGTGCCACAACATGACGACGAATTTTCATGGTTTGGGTCATCATGCCATTTTCCATGGAAAAGGGTTCCGGGATTAGCTTAAAGGGCCCAATGCGGTCATCAACCCTATAACCTGGACGATTTTGCACCTCCCTATTTAATTCCTTCCGATATAAATCCTGAATTATTTTGTTCTCTAAGTCAATTTTTTGACCGATTTTTTGATCTTCATTTTCCGTGGAATCATCCTGAGTAGGTAAATTGATATTCTCAACTTCCGCCCATTTTTCCAAAGCATCCAGGTTAGGAACTATTAAAGCACCAAGACTGCGCTGATCTTGTCCTACCAGCATAATTTGGTCAATATAGGGCGATCGCAAGCAAGCATCTTCTATAGGTTGGGGTTCAATATTTTCACCATTGCTTAATACAATAGTATCCTTAGCTCTACCGGTTAGCACCAAGTCATTTTCAGGTGTTACCCAACCTAAATCACCGCTATTAAACCAACCATCATTGTCAATAACCTGTCTTGTAGCTTCCAAATTCTGATAATAGCCCTCCATCACCTGGGGACCTTTAAGTAGAACTAAGCCAATTTTCCCTGGAGATAGAGGGTCTTTTGTTTCTGGGTGAACTATCTTCACCTGAGTTCCTGCTATTGGTTGTCCCGAGGATCCGCGTAAATTTCTCCAGATACGACGAGCATTAGTGACCGGTGAAGTTTCCGTCAATCCATAACCCTGTAAAATCTCCACCCCGATAATTTCAAAGAAGTTGTCTATATGTCTAGGCAGTGCCCCACCTCCACTAATCACCTGCTTGATTTTTCCTCCTGTAGCTTCTCGCACTTTAGCATAAACTAACTTTTCTCCCAATATTTGTAATGGTGATAAGACTAATTGCTTAATTTTTGCTGCCCATCTTATCCATTCTGAAGCACCAATATGCTCTAAACTTAATCCCTGGGCAACACGTCGAGCGAAAATATATTCTTGACCCATTTTCAGCAAGAATTGAATTAGTTTTTGTTTTTTCACTGGTTGGCTACGGAACTGCTTTTGCACCCCTTCATAAATTGACTCCCACAGTCTGGGCACGGCAATCATAAAGTTAGGTCTAAACCTTTTTAGGTCTTCTTTAATCATTCTCAAATTTGTATATATTTGTGTACAACCTTGAGAAAGTAAAAAATATTCGCCACTGCGCTCATAACTGTGCCAGGTTGGTAAAATGCTTAAAGCCACATCACCAGGTTGGGGTTGAACTATAGTTCCCAGGGTTTTAACCTGATGTAATAAGTTGTTATGGGAAAGCATAACACCCTTGGGTTTACCCGTAGTTCCGGAAGTGTAAATCAAGGTTGCTAAAACATGACCAGCACTTGTGACAGGAGTCAAAGTATGATCATTAGCCAGATTTAACAGCTGAGTAAAATTCATCACCGAATAGGTTTCTATAATAGGCAAGGTATTCCACTCAGGCATATCCGTTTCATCAGAGAGTAAAATGACCAGCTTAATTGGTAGCTCAGCCAAATCAGGTTCTAGCTTATTTAACGTTTTAACATCTTCAACTACCACAACCGTACTACCACTGTGGGAGATAATATATAGTAATTCATTCTTTTCAGCTTGGGAGCTACGAACTGCATTCACTGCTCCAGCAGTCATAATACCTTGGTCTGCAATAAACCAACGGGGACTATTATCTGCTATGAGAGCAATGCGTGGGGGGTGGGGATCATCATCATTTTTGTTTACCCCCAAGACCTGTAAACCTATGGCAAAACGCTGGATTTGATCCCACAATTGGGAGTAGGTGATTTTGACCTCTGGTTTGCTATGGGGGTTATATAGAGCAGTGATATCGCGAAAATGTTGAGCTGCTAATGGCCATATTTCTGGTAAGGAATGGATACCAGAATAACTAGTCAAATCTTGTATTGCCTTTTTTTCTCGATCTGTAAAGGTAGATAAAAAAGGAGGCTGAAGTTGCATAATTGACAAATGGTATACAGAAATAGTTTATGATGGCATATTATATAATAGTGGGGTAGTGGTTTTTGGGTGGAAATCTAAACTAATCAAGGAGGTGATTGATAATAGTTATAATTGAGGGGCTATTAGCCAGCATTGTTAGTGCTGTTGTTTGCTTAATTTTACCCAAATTTTTATCTTTGTTCTTATCTGGAAAAAATAATCATCTTGAGCGGGATAGAAACCAGACTGGAATCACGAGTTTTCCTTATTGTACAGTTTATAAATTAACAGGAAGTCAATGGTGCAAGTTTAGTCCCCAGTTTTGTGAGCGATGTTCTTCTTACCGAAAGTCAAAGGATGAGAAACTGAAAAATTTATGGAAGTGGTGACGCAAAAACTCGTAAATCCTTCAATTAGGGACATTCCAACCTACATAGCTCAAATCATTTAATTTGCTTATAGGTCATAAAAGAAATTTAAAACTAAATAGTTGGTCTGATCTTAGAATTATGGTTAATGATTAGGTAATGTCTAAATTTTAGGCAAATCGAGGCAATAAAAAGCAAATTAAGGGGTAATCATCTATGAGTTTAATGGATGTCGTCACTTTTACGCTATTCAACGCAGGTATTTGCATGGTTTTGCCCAAACTGATCTCAATTGTGTTTCCCATTCATAAGAACAGAATAGAGAGCAAACCAATCAAAACCCCCAAATCCCATCCTGCAACAGAAGTTTTTCCTACTCCAACAGTAGTTTTTAAAAACTGTGGCTAAAAACTCTATTTAGGGGATAGATTTTTAGGATTTTCCCTTCGCCATCTAGCTCTGACTAGGCGTATCTCATTATAGCTATAACTCTCACCCAAATAATCTCGAATGGGGGTTAAATTAATGTCACCCAAAACATCTATGACCTGCCAAATTTTCTTTTGTCTATCCAAAGGTATTAACAAATTCAAATCAACAGGTTGTTTTTTTTCTATCAGGTCTGACAGATGACGAATAATGGTGGCAGTTTTCATATTCCGTTTTTGGGCAATTTGTTCAATAGTGAATCCTTGCTGGTGCAATTCCAAGGTAGTTGATTCTGTATTAGTTATCAGATCATCATCACTCTTTTTTGGTGGTTGCCAACTTTGTTCTTGAATATAGGATTGAATAACTGCCAAAAACCTTTCTCCATATTGGTTGACCTTATAACTAACCACCCCAGAAATCTGTCCTAACTCTTCTAGGGTTCTGGGTTTGATTTGGGCCATTAGTCGTAAGGTCGAATCCTGAAAAATAATATAGGGAGCTAAACCCAGTTCGTCAGCAATTTGTTTTCGTAGCTGTCTGAGTTCATTCACCAGAACTTCTATATCTAAAGCCTTAGTATTAACAGCGACCAAATCAGCCTTTTGATATACGGGAGCAGCAATCGAGACCTGTCGTTGTTTTCGCATGACCTCCCAACTTAAGGCATTTAATTTTAACACCGAATAGCCATCATTGGTTTGTTCCAATAACCCTTGATGCAACAAAGATCTGCATAACATTTTCCATTCATCTGCTGTTTTATTTTTCCCTATACCATAGGTAGAAAGTTGATCATGTTTATGCAAAGAAATTTTTTGATTTTTCGTCCCTCTTAACACATCAATAATATAATTCATACCATATTTTTCCTGACATCGTGCCACACAAGATAAAAACTTCATTGCTTCCACAGTCCAATCTTGCAAGGGTTTGGGATAACGGCAATTATCACAATTAGCACAACTACCAGGAAATCTTTCCCCAAAATACCCCAATTGAATTGTGCGTCTACAGTCCGTTCCTTCAGCATAATCTATCACTTGTCTTAACTGCTGTTTAGCAATCAGCTGTTCTTGGGGATCGGTTTTCTTACCTATACTCCATTCAATGGTTTTCACATCACCAAAACTAAAAAATAAGGTGCATCGAGAGGGTTCCCCGTCTCTTCCAGCGCGACCTGACTCCTGATAATAACTTTCTAAATTTCTGGGCAAGTCACAGTGAATGACAAACCGTACATCAGGTTTATTAATACCCATGCCAAAGGCAATAGTTGCCACCATAATTCGCACATCATCAC from Cylindrospermopsis curvispora GIHE-G1 harbors:
- a CDS encoding AMP-dependent synthetase/ligase produces the protein MQLQPPFLSTFTDREKKAIQDLTSYSGIHSLPEIWPLAAQHFRDITALYNPHSKPEVKITYSQLWDQIQRFAIGLQVLGVNKNDDDPHPPRIALIADNSPRWFIADQGIMTAGAVNAVRSSQAEKNELLYIISHSGSTVVVVEDVKTLNKLEPDLAELPIKLVILLSDETDMPEWNTLPIIETYSVMNFTQLLNLANDHTLTPVTSAGHVLATLIYTSGTTGKPKGVMLSHNNLLHQVKTLGTIVQPQPGDVALSILPTWHSYERSGEYFLLSQGCTQIYTNLRMIKEDLKRFRPNFMIAVPRLWESIYEGVQKQFRSQPVKKQKLIQFLLKMGQEYIFARRVAQGLSLEHIGASEWIRWAAKIKQLVLSPLQILGEKLVYAKVREATGGKIKQVISGGGALPRHIDNFFEIIGVEILQGYGLTETSPVTNARRIWRNLRGSSGQPIAGTQVKIVHPETKDPLSPGKIGLVLLKGPQVMEGYYQNLEATRQVIDNDGWFNSGDLGWVTPENDLVLTGRAKDTIVLSNGENIEPQPIEDACLRSPYIDQIMLVGQDQRSLGALIVPNLDALEKWAEVENINLPTQDDSTENEDQKIGQKIDLENKIIQDLYRKELNREVQNRPGYRVDDRIGPFKLIPEPFSMENGMMTQTMKIRRHVVAQKYGDTIDSMFVK
- a CDS encoding YlqD family protein — translated: MELSNLELMLKRVVNVKVIVTPLWKEEVQQQLQEQINQTDQQLQQLDMEGQRTISVIQKQSLQPPGPQTLQQIDNVQLQINQKKSELLEQKNQLLQNLQQVQYLDLDQEVNQFQMESFFQVKTGDNLISKMQVEIVLRDGVVEEIRGEV
- the recQ gene encoding DNA helicase RecQ codes for the protein MMQYPDLEKELKKYFGYDQFRPGQRQIIEDALENRDLMVVMPTGGGKSLCFQLPALLKPGLTVVVSPLIALMQDQVEALRNNNISATLINSSLTTYQVRSREEAIMNGKVKLLYVAPERLVSERFLPILDVVKEKFGLANFVIDEAHCVSEWGHDFRPEYRQLILLRKRFSHVPTIALTATATDRVRADIIQQLGLKQPAVHIASFNRQNLYYEVRPKNRNSYGEILEIIKENEGSGIIYCLTRKNVDELTLKLQNSQIAALPYHAGLVDHERAKNQTRFIRDDVRIMVATIAFGMGINKPDVRFVIHCDLPRNLESYYQESGRAGRDGEPSRCTLFFSFGDVKTIEWSIGKKTDPQEQLIAKQQLRQVIDYAEGTDCRRTIQLGYFGERFPGSCANCDNCRYPKPLQDWTVEAMKFLSCVARCQEKYGMNYIIDVLRGTKNQKISLHKHDQLSTYGIGKNKTADEWKMLCRSLLHQGLLEQTNDGYSVLKLNALSWEVMRKQRQVSIAAPVYQKADLVAVNTKALDIEVLVNELRQLRKQIADELGLAPYIIFQDSTLRLMAQIKPRTLEELGQISGVVSYKVNQYGERFLAVIQSYIQEQSWQPPKKSDDDLITNTESTTLELHQQGFTIEQIAQKRNMKTATIIRHLSDLIEKKQPVDLNLLIPLDRQKKIWQVIDVLGDINLTPIRDYLGESYSYNEIRLVRARWRRENPKNLSPK